The following proteins are encoded in a genomic region of Brachypodium distachyon strain Bd21 chromosome 1, Brachypodium_distachyon_v3.0, whole genome shotgun sequence:
- the LOC100824573 gene encoding adenylyl-sulfate kinase 3 isoform X2 — protein sequence MSSTVPKSSNIFWHDCPVGKTDRQKLLKQKGCVVWITGLSGSGKSTLACTLGRELHTRGKLAYVLDGDNLRHGLNKDLGFAAEDRAENIRRVGEVAKLFADAGLLCIASFISPYRRDRESCRALLSDGSFIEVFLNMSLELCEARDPKGLYKLARAGKIKGKPYLSRKIPYLIMFLVRELPFP from the exons ATGTCGTCTACTGTGCCAAAGTCATCAAATATCTTCTGGCATGATTGCCCAGTGGGTAAGACTGATCGGCAAAAGCTACTGAAGCAGAAAGGTTGCGTTGTTTGGATTACAGGCCTTAGCGGCTCAG GTAAAAGCACCTTGGCGTGCACATTAGGTCGAGAGCTCCATACAAGAGGGAAGCTTGCGTATGTTCTTGATGGTGACAACTTAAGACATGGTCTTAACAAGGATCTTGGATTTGCAGCTGAAGATCGTGCTGAAAATATACGCAGAGTTG GTGAAGTAGCAAAGCTATTTGCAGATGCAGGTCTACTGTGCATAGCTAGTTTCATATCTCCGTATAGGAGAGACCGAGAGTCTTGTCGCGCACTATTATCTGACGGTAGTTTTATCGAA GTTTTCCTGAACATGTCCTTGGAATTGTGCGAAGCAAGGGACCCAAAGGGCCTCTATAAGCTCGCCCGTgcaggaaaaataaaag GAAAACCATATCTGAGTAGGAAAATACCATACTTGATCATGTTCTTAGTCCGAGAACTGCCATTTCCATGA
- the LOC100824885 gene encoding uncharacterized protein LOC100824885 has protein sequence MASLVHHQAAAPMPMPAAAADDEAFMPQSFGCFGRSLSRASSGRRLEYRALAGESEEMRSRQERSARAKLRWKAVAQEIIMASRRAGGSGGGSGGHGARRRKAALPAFSYDSRSYALNFDQGDADE, from the coding sequence ATGGCCAGCCTCGTGCACCACCAGGCAGCggcgccgatgccgatgccggccGCGGCAGCGGATGACGAGGCGTTCATGCCGCAGAGCTTCGGGTGCTTCGGGCGGTCGCTGTCGAGGGCGTCGTcggggcggcggctggagTACCGGGCGCTGGCCGGCGAGAGCGAGGAGATGAGGAGCCGGCAGGAGCGGTCGGCGAGGGCCAAGCTGCGGTGGAAGGCCGTGGCGCAGGAGATCATCATGGCGAGCAGGAGGGCCGGGGGctcaggcggcggcagcggcgggcatggagcgaggaggaggaaggcggcgctGCCGGCATTCAGCTACGACTCCAGGAGCTACGCGCTCAACTTCGACCAGGGCGACGCCGACGAGTAG